In Larimichthys crocea isolate SSNF chromosome VI, L_crocea_2.0, whole genome shotgun sequence, one genomic interval encodes:
- the quob gene encoding quattro isoform X1, with the protein MNPESLDSSIQSALSALFPPFEATAPIVLSQLFRSIEERYHGDALQCLLDFLIPSKHLLESVQQAACAGYSDVVFRCEGWPLCLHDKTVIQLAPVNPLLLRPGDFYLQVEPFGDQAARIVLKSLLTEGCREVEETPVPETSYPCIFTEEWLQEINEGRHGTPLSRCLLCTDQGVIKLPWAKIAIPEFLDKPKIMPTYREAPPEPKQFSVPSHFNSSTLPMEAILLPAKDRMSASLRPVDYSSKLVKMDPERRTPKSCPKPLIKPVGWVSPNTWDSRETYREIEGDYVDLVDIAKGKEFVDKEKGIHLNPSNSVLFKPVRPPPPVPLGNSVPCGCTLQYAEEPCTPCRQRRLGQEPTDQDLKCRYRDSYVAALRNPVPFERGSVDLLAALEEVGLCEEGELRSKSTFEAQRDKLGSFCNHCNKSLISNELCQERHCCESAPENFASHPENRPTSCESENLMKEPPMVLKSTPGLSHSHKIHMKLISHQSGHNASMHPGSDLLLENCDGDIKSRQKMEVVKPSGKHKVKVRSLSTVSETSKGSPLLYKLSNRSHSDICPETITSIMQCKKAELLDQVTQKLERRKSPKKDSQSSRSETPSTTDGPVSKLHNLKTEKPPSAQVQLPSTSSDTAQSTQTEESCFRSISALLELGIICLPGSRDRTGRAVVEVHGDRKEWTSPLVSAQNVCELLLYLHSIPRKEIRELGMTLVINARKKPPPLQLYKALLMAQEQALHAVHSIVMLVDKDTCPRPEKQPGLQMDMVTSMKALNKTVEASQLTSDLGGTFIYNHTDWLQFHQKLVSFMTDLRGADNLLQKAIKKVDSKEIDTAEEVQQCIQEQRASMKEVLEDVRLVTLQREGGAVLARMRREEFKFPQSEDYRDALESVTSLYNQVEEKLHTLVMRSNESLQHLEFLFRLREMEAKISTAGIWFSTEGEQRLKDSYTTDETLACTEKALQHFNLFLAQSKEKHQYALTLVTGADKIVGTSDSSPATDIFQTLVSTFKSNVDDFMLRAEQRYKELDTLVHVQRFCEQASALAKECRHFLEKVEQGCYSTLTLSTLQMYEERLSGEFSTQHFQALKAKACATGSGASGVMRVWNSVWVQCQEVRQLLEEMQKKAVDENQIQQTTAVNSKEGDGAMEKTEKKSEVGEDESSLTEQKEVVKISESEGENTTDLTGIQKVESEVLKLPEALVKNEEIVFPQNGHCRPETRWRPREHHSEADLRSADLIKGGNDFPLHQPLGRSLSEGSHVSSHLASIFGFSPLNVRNKHCQNTTHTLEPNLQVSHNQSLQSRNLSCESRRDSNEEKGEGCTTSTHSPEDLRTPETLLTPTENNGSNVLKLRRIMEELLSTEREYVKALGYVREHYFPELERADVPQDLRGQRGSIFGNLEKLHDFHRHHFLNELENCVNEPFRVGRCFLRHRESFALYALYSKNKPQSDSLLINHGQAFFKQKQLKLGDKMDLWSYLLKPVQRISKYSLLLQDMMRECGPGQNREMAEVKVALEVIHFQLRHGNNLLAMDAIHHCDVNLKEQGQLIRQDELLVTFRKKKCSRHIFLFQELILFSKTRKTDVGNDTYIYKQSFKTSDIGLTQNSGDSGLCFEIWFRKRKTQDTYTLQAASREVKDAWTKDLERILWEQAVHNREVRMQERVFMGIGNKPFMDIQPSDAAISDRAVNYVLLGRENKVLSSSGSHGSQDGIHDGRPKSVGSGSSSSSSSSSGRGSLSTVGYLCEPKRRVVSGGPAGYVAPPGALEEDDLDHESGSQNLLLDSSESSGESVSGFSSSSHSYHSAIGGEAEDTSSVCASTITVKEAALTHRAEATTVFHKPNALAGAIEKPHPPPVAPKPKPKPQYQSKDLPSGKVLKDSVRKSTEV; encoded by the exons AACCCAGAATCTCTGGACTCGTCCATCCAGAGTGCCCTCTCGGCACTCTTCCCACCTTTCGAGGCCACAGCACCCATCGTCCTCAGCCAGCTGTTTCGCTCCATTGAGGAACGTTATCACGGTGATGCATTACAGTGCCTGCTGGACTTCCTCATCCCCTCCAAACACCTGCTGGAGAGTGTCCAACAAGCTGCATGC GCTGGATACTCTGATGTGGTTTTCCGCTGTGAGGGTTGGCCTCTGTGTCTCCATGACAAAACCGTTATCCAGTTAGCACCTGTGAATCCTTTGCTGCTGCGTCCTGGAGACTTCTATCTACAGGTGGAGCCTTTCGGAGACCAAGCAGCTCGAATTGTCCTTAAAAGTCTTCTGACAGAGGGTTGTCGAGAAGTGGAGGAGACTCCTGTCCCTGAGACTTCCTATCCCTGCATCTTCACAGAAGAATGGCTACAGGAAATCAATGAAGGACGCCATGGAACTCCTCTGTCACGTTGCTTGCTTTGCACAGATCAAGGAGTAATCAAGTTGCCTTGGGCTAAAATCGCCATCCCAGAGTTTTTAGATAAGCCTAAAATCATGCCCACTTATCGGGAAGCTCCTCCTGAACCAAAACAGTTCTCAGTTCCTTCCCATTTTaactcctccaccctcccaaTGGAAGCCATTTTATTACCTGCAAAAGACAGGATGTCAGCATCTTTGAGACCTGTGGACTATTCTTCCAAACTTGTCAAAATGGATCCTGAAAGACGAACCCCCAAATCGTGCCCCAAACCTTTAATCAAACCTGTGGGCTGGGTTTCTCCCAATACCTGGGACAGTCGAGAGACATATCGAGAGATTGAGGGTGATTATGTAGACCTGGTGGATATAGCCAAAGGGAAGGAGTTTGTGGATAAAGAGAAAGGCATCCATCTAAATCCAAGCAATTCGGTTTTGTTCAAACCTGTCAGACCACCTCCACCTGTACCACTTGGTAATAGTGTTCCCTGTGGATGCACCCTTCAGTATGCAGAGGAGCCTTGCACACCATGTCGCCAGAGGAGGCTGGGGCAGGAGCCAACTGATCAAGACTTGAAATGTAGGTACAGAGACTCGTACGTGGCAGCACTGAGAAACCCAGTCCCTTTTGAGAGGGGAAGTGTAGATCTCCTGGCTGCCTTGGAGGAGGTTGGCCTTTGTGAAGAGGGAGAGTTAAGATCCAAGAGTACATTTGAAGCTCAAAGAGACAAACTTGGAAGCTTTTGTAACCACTGTAATAAATCTTTGATTAGTAATGAGCTCTGCCAAGAGAGACACTGCTGTGAATCAGCACCAGAAAACTTTGCATCTCACCCGGAGAACCGTCCTACAAGTTGTGAATCAGAAAACCTTATGAAGGAACCTCCCATGGTTTTGAAATCAACCCCTGGTTTGAGCCATAGTCATAAAATTCATATGAAACTTATTTCACATCAATCAGGACATAATGCTAGCATGCATCCAGGATCAGATTTGCTTTTGGAGAACTGTGATGGCGACATTAAATCACGTCAGAAGATGGAGGTTGTGAAACCatcaggaaaacacaaagttaaagTAAGGTCTCTGTCCACTGTGTCAGAGACTTCTAAAGGGAGTCCACTTCTCTATAAACTCAGCAACAGGAGCCACAGTGATATCTGTCCTGAAACAATCACCAGCATAATGCAGTGTAAGAAAGCTGAACTGTTGGATCAGGTGACTCAGAAGCTGGAAAGACGGAAGTCCCCTAAAAAAG ACTCCCAGTCAAGTAGGAGTGAAACTCCCTCCACCACAGATGGACCAGTCTCCAAACTCCATAACTTAAAGACAGAGAAGCCACCTTCAGCACAAGTTCAACTTCCTTCTACAAGTTCTGACACTGCACAGTCTACACAAACAGAGGAATCATGTTTCAGAAGCATCAGTGCTCTCCTTGAACTGGGCATTATTTGTTTGCCAG gCAGCAGGGACAGAACAGGCAGGGCAGTGGTGGAGGTCCATGGTGACAGAAAGGAGTGGACGTCCCCTCTTGTGTCAGCCCAGAATGTCTGTGAATTACTGCTCTACTTACACTCCATACCAAG GAAAGAAATTCGAGAGCTGGGAATGACTTTGGTCATCAATGCAAGGAAGAAGCCTCCACCGCTTCAACTCTACAAAGCTCTGCTGATGGCCCAG GAGCAAGCTCTCCATGCTGTCCACAGTATCGTGATGCTGGTGGATAAAGACACTTGTCCTCGACCTGAAAAACAGCCAGGGTTACAG ATGGACATGGTGACCTCTATGAAAGCCCTGAACAAGACAGTTGAAGCTTCCCAGCTAACCTCTGACCTGGGAGGGACTTTTATTTACAATCATACCGACTGGCTGCAGTTTCATCAG AAACTGGTGTCTTTCATGACTGACCTGCGAGGGGCAGACAACTTGTTGCAGAAGGCCATCAAGAAAGTGGACAGCAAAGAGATAGATACTGCCGAG GAAGTTCAGCAGTGCATTCAGGAACAGAGGGCCTCAATGAAAGAAGTGCTGGAAGACGTTAGACTGGTCAccctgcagagagaaggaggggcaGTACTGGCCAGAATGAGGAGAGAAGAGTTCAAATTTCCTCAGTCTGAGGACTATAG AGATGCTCTGGAGTCAGTGACAAGTCTGTATAaccaggtggaggagaagctccACACTCTGGTAATGAGATCAAATGAGTCACTGCAGCACCTGGAGTTCCTCTTTAGGCTCAGAGAGATGGAGGCCAAAATCAGCACG GCTGGGATATGGTTCAGTACAGAAGGCGAACAGAGACTGAAGGACTCTTATACAACAGATGAGACCCTGGCTTGCACTGAAAAGGCCTTGCAGCACTTTAATCTGTTTCTCGCTCAGTCCAAG GAGAAGCACCAGTATGCTTTGACCCTAGTGACGGGGGCAGATAAAATTGTTGGCACGAGTGATTCAAGCCCTGCAACAGACATTTTTCAGACTCTGGTCAGCACTTTCAAATCCAATGTGGATGATTTTATGCTGCGGGCAGAACAGAGGTACAAAGAACTGGACACACTGGTGCATGTGCAACGCTTTTGTGAgcag GCGTCTGCACTGGCCAAAGAATGCCGTCATTTTTTAGAGAAGGTAGAGCAGGGGTGTTATTCAACTCTGACCCTAAGCACACTCCAGATGTATGAAGAGAGATTAAGTGGCGAATTCTCCACCCAGCACTTCCAGGCTCTGAAAGCTAAGGCCTGTGCCACGGGATCAGGGGCCTCGGGGGTGATGAGAGTGTGGAATTCAGTCTGGGTCCAGTGCCAAGAAGTTAGGCAGCTTCTTGAGGAGATGCAGAAGAAAGCTGTAGATGAGAACCAGATCCAGCAGACTACAGCTGTGAACTCCAAAGAGGGAGATGGAGCAATGGAGAAGACGGAGAAAAAGAGTGAAGTGGGGGAAGATGAAAGCTCCCTGACCGAACAGAAAGAGGTAGTCAAAATCTCAGAAAGCGAAGGAGAAAACACCACTGACTTGACAGGGATTCAAAAAGTAGAATCCGAAGTGCTGAAACTACCTGAAGCACTAGTTAAAAATGAGGAAATTGTTTTTCCACAAAATGGCCACTGTCGTCCAGAAACCAGATGGAGGCCAAGAGAGCATCACAGCGAGGCAGATCTGAGGAGCGCAGACTTAATCAAAGGGGGCAATGATTTTCCATTGCACCAACCTTTGGGTCGATCTTTAAGTGAGGGCTCACATGTGAGCTCTCATTTGGCAAGCATCTTTGGCTTTTCACCTTTGAATGtaagaaacaaacactgtcagaatacgacacacacactcgagCCAAATCTGCAAGTTTCCCATAACCAGAGTTTACAGTCAAGAAACCTAAGCTGTGAGTCAAGAAGAGACAGTAATGAAGAAAAGGGTGAAGGATGCACAACCTCCACCCACAGCCCTGAAGATTTAAGGACCCCAGAGACATTACTCACACCAACAGAAAACAATGGCAGCAATGTTTT GAAACTGCGGAGGATCATGGAGGAGCTTCTGTCCACAGAGAGGGAATATGTAAAGGCTCTGGGTTATGTTCGAGAGCACTACTTCCCTGAGCTAGAGAGGGCCGATGTCCCTCAGGACCTCAGGGGCCAAAGGGGGAGCATCTTTGGTAACTTAGAAAAACTCCACGACTTCCACCGACATCATTTCCTGAATGAGTTGGAAAATTGCGTGAATGAACCCTTTAGAGTGGGACGCTGCTTTCTACGACAC agagaGAGCTTTGCTTTGTATGCCCTTTACAGCAAGAACAAACCACAGTCTGACAGTCTTCTCATCAATCATGGACAGGCTTTTTTCAAG CAAAAGCAGCTGAAGCTGGGTGATAAGATGGACCTCTGGTCCTACCTGCTGAAGCCTGTGCAGCGGATCAGTAAGtacagcctgctgctgcaggacaTGATGAGGGAGTGTGGGCCAggacaaaacagagagatggCTGAGGTCAAAGTTGCCCTGGAGGTCATCCATTTCCAGCTCCGCCATGGCAACAACCTGCTGGCCATGGACGCCATTCACCACTGTGAC GTTAATCTGAAGGAGCAGGGGCAGCTGATACGCCAGGACGAGCTCTTAGTAACATTCAGGAAGAAAAAATGTTCCCGccacatttttctctttcaagaACTCATTCTCTTTAGCAAGACCAGGAAGACGGACGTAGGAAATGACACGTACATCTACAAACAGTCATTCAAG ACGTCAGATATAGGCCTGACTCAAAACAGCGGAGACAGTGGCCTGTGTTTTGAGATCTGGTTCAGGAAGAGGAAAACCcaggacacatacacacttcaaGCAGCTAGCCGGGAGGTGAAAGATGCCTGGACTAAGGACCTGGAGCGGATCCTGTGGGAGCAGGCAGTACACAACAGAG aGGTCCGTATGCAGGAGAGAGTGTTCATGGGTATTGGAAACAAACCTTTCATGGACATCCAGCCCAGTGATGCAGCAATCAGTGATCGAGCTGTCAACTATGTCCTCTTGGGAAGAG AAAACAAGGTGCTGTCCTCCTCAGGATCACATGGTTCACAGGATGGGATCCATGATGGGCGGCCAAAATCTGTTGGCTCAGGAAGCagttcttcatcctcctcttcctctggaAGGGGTTCCCTTTCTACTGTGGGATACTTGTGTGAGCCAAAGCGGAGGGTGGTTTCGGGCGGCCCTGCAGGATATGTTGCGCCTCCTGGAGCTCTGGAGGAGGATGATCTGGACCATGAGAGTGGGAGTCAGAACTTATTGT tggaCAGCTCCGAGTCATcaggagagagtgtgagtggCTTCAGCAGTTCCAGTCACAGCTACCACTCAG
- the quob gene encoding quattro isoform X2 has translation MNPESLDSSIQSALSALFPPFEATAPIVLSQLFRSIEERYHGDALQCLLDFLIPSKHLLESVQQAACAGYSDVVFRCEGWPLCLHDKTVIQLAPVNPLLLRPGDFYLQVEPFGDQAARIVLKSLLTEGCREVEETPVPETSYPCIFTEEWLQEINEGRHGTPLSRCLLCTDQGVIKLPWAKIAIPEFLDKPKIMPTYREAPPEPKQFSVPSHFNSSTLPMEAILLPAKDRMSASLRPVDYSSKLVKMDPERRTPKSCPKPLIKPVGWVSPNTWDSRETYREIEGDYVDLVDIAKGKEFVDKEKGIHLNPSNSVLFKPVRPPPPVPLGNSVPCGCTLQYAEEPCTPCRQRRLGQEPTDQDLKCRYRDSYVAALRNPVPFERGSVDLLAALEEVGLCEEGELRSKSTFEAQRDKLGSFCNHCNKSLISNELCQERHCCESAPENFASHPENRPTSCESENLMKEPPMVLKSTPGLSHSHKIHMKLISHQSGHNASMHPGSDLLLENCDGDIKSRQKMEVVKPSGKHKVKVRSLSTVSETSKGSPLLYKLSNRSHSDICPETITSIMQCKKAELLDQVTQKLERRKSPKKDSQSSRSETPSTTDGPVSKLHNLKTEKPPSAQVQLPSTSSDTAQSTQTEESCFRSISALLELGIICLPGSRDRTGRAVVEVHGDRKEWTSPLVSAQNVCELLLYLHSIPRKEIRELGMTLVINARKKPPPLQLYKALLMAQEQALHAVHSIVMLVDKDTCPRPEKQPGLQMDMVTSMKALNKTVEASQLTSDLGGTFIYNHTDWLQFHQKLVSFMTDLRGADNLLQKAIKKVDSKEIDTAEEVQQCIQEQRASMKEVLEDVRLVTLQREGGAVLARMRREEFKFPQSEDYRDALESVTSLYNQVEEKLHTLVMRSNESLQHLEFLFRLREMEAKISTAGIWFSTEGEQRLKDSYTTDETLACTEKALQHFNLFLAQSKEKHQYALTLVTGADKIVGTSDSSPATDIFQTLVSTFKSNVDDFMLRAEQRYKELDTLVHVQRFCEQASALAKECRHFLEKVEQGCYSTLTLSTLQMYEERLSGEFSTQHFQALKAKACATGSGASGVMRVWNSVWVQCQEVRQLLEEMQKKAVDENQIQQTTAVNSKEGDGAMEKTEKKSEVGEDESSLTEQKEVVKISGIQKVESEVLKLPEALVKNEEIVFPQNGHCRPETRWRPREHHSEADLRSADLIKGGNDFPLHQPLGRSLSEGSHVSSHLASIFGFSPLNVRNKHCQNTTHTLEPNLQVSHNQSLQSRNLSCESRRDSNEEKGEGCTTSTHSPEDLRTPETLLTPTENNGSNVLKLRRIMEELLSTEREYVKALGYVREHYFPELERADVPQDLRGQRGSIFGNLEKLHDFHRHHFLNELENCVNEPFRVGRCFLRHRESFALYALYSKNKPQSDSLLINHGQAFFKQKQLKLGDKMDLWSYLLKPVQRISKYSLLLQDMMRECGPGQNREMAEVKVALEVIHFQLRHGNNLLAMDAIHHCDVNLKEQGQLIRQDELLVTFRKKKCSRHIFLFQELILFSKTRKTDVGNDTYIYKQSFKTSDIGLTQNSGDSGLCFEIWFRKRKTQDTYTLQAASREVKDAWTKDLERILWEQAVHNREVRMQERVFMGIGNKPFMDIQPSDAAISDRAVNYVLLGRENKVLSSSGSHGSQDGIHDGRPKSVGSGSSSSSSSSSGRGSLSTVGYLCEPKRRVVSGGPAGYVAPPGALEEDDLDHESGSQNLLLDSSESSGESVSGFSSSSHSYHSAIGGEAEDTSSVCASTITVKEAALTHRAEATTVFHKPNALAGAIEKPHPPPVAPKPKPKPQYQSKDLPSGKVLKDSVRKSTEV, from the exons AACCCAGAATCTCTGGACTCGTCCATCCAGAGTGCCCTCTCGGCACTCTTCCCACCTTTCGAGGCCACAGCACCCATCGTCCTCAGCCAGCTGTTTCGCTCCATTGAGGAACGTTATCACGGTGATGCATTACAGTGCCTGCTGGACTTCCTCATCCCCTCCAAACACCTGCTGGAGAGTGTCCAACAAGCTGCATGC GCTGGATACTCTGATGTGGTTTTCCGCTGTGAGGGTTGGCCTCTGTGTCTCCATGACAAAACCGTTATCCAGTTAGCACCTGTGAATCCTTTGCTGCTGCGTCCTGGAGACTTCTATCTACAGGTGGAGCCTTTCGGAGACCAAGCAGCTCGAATTGTCCTTAAAAGTCTTCTGACAGAGGGTTGTCGAGAAGTGGAGGAGACTCCTGTCCCTGAGACTTCCTATCCCTGCATCTTCACAGAAGAATGGCTACAGGAAATCAATGAAGGACGCCATGGAACTCCTCTGTCACGTTGCTTGCTTTGCACAGATCAAGGAGTAATCAAGTTGCCTTGGGCTAAAATCGCCATCCCAGAGTTTTTAGATAAGCCTAAAATCATGCCCACTTATCGGGAAGCTCCTCCTGAACCAAAACAGTTCTCAGTTCCTTCCCATTTTaactcctccaccctcccaaTGGAAGCCATTTTATTACCTGCAAAAGACAGGATGTCAGCATCTTTGAGACCTGTGGACTATTCTTCCAAACTTGTCAAAATGGATCCTGAAAGACGAACCCCCAAATCGTGCCCCAAACCTTTAATCAAACCTGTGGGCTGGGTTTCTCCCAATACCTGGGACAGTCGAGAGACATATCGAGAGATTGAGGGTGATTATGTAGACCTGGTGGATATAGCCAAAGGGAAGGAGTTTGTGGATAAAGAGAAAGGCATCCATCTAAATCCAAGCAATTCGGTTTTGTTCAAACCTGTCAGACCACCTCCACCTGTACCACTTGGTAATAGTGTTCCCTGTGGATGCACCCTTCAGTATGCAGAGGAGCCTTGCACACCATGTCGCCAGAGGAGGCTGGGGCAGGAGCCAACTGATCAAGACTTGAAATGTAGGTACAGAGACTCGTACGTGGCAGCACTGAGAAACCCAGTCCCTTTTGAGAGGGGAAGTGTAGATCTCCTGGCTGCCTTGGAGGAGGTTGGCCTTTGTGAAGAGGGAGAGTTAAGATCCAAGAGTACATTTGAAGCTCAAAGAGACAAACTTGGAAGCTTTTGTAACCACTGTAATAAATCTTTGATTAGTAATGAGCTCTGCCAAGAGAGACACTGCTGTGAATCAGCACCAGAAAACTTTGCATCTCACCCGGAGAACCGTCCTACAAGTTGTGAATCAGAAAACCTTATGAAGGAACCTCCCATGGTTTTGAAATCAACCCCTGGTTTGAGCCATAGTCATAAAATTCATATGAAACTTATTTCACATCAATCAGGACATAATGCTAGCATGCATCCAGGATCAGATTTGCTTTTGGAGAACTGTGATGGCGACATTAAATCACGTCAGAAGATGGAGGTTGTGAAACCatcaggaaaacacaaagttaaagTAAGGTCTCTGTCCACTGTGTCAGAGACTTCTAAAGGGAGTCCACTTCTCTATAAACTCAGCAACAGGAGCCACAGTGATATCTGTCCTGAAACAATCACCAGCATAATGCAGTGTAAGAAAGCTGAACTGTTGGATCAGGTGACTCAGAAGCTGGAAAGACGGAAGTCCCCTAAAAAAG ACTCCCAGTCAAGTAGGAGTGAAACTCCCTCCACCACAGATGGACCAGTCTCCAAACTCCATAACTTAAAGACAGAGAAGCCACCTTCAGCACAAGTTCAACTTCCTTCTACAAGTTCTGACACTGCACAGTCTACACAAACAGAGGAATCATGTTTCAGAAGCATCAGTGCTCTCCTTGAACTGGGCATTATTTGTTTGCCAG gCAGCAGGGACAGAACAGGCAGGGCAGTGGTGGAGGTCCATGGTGACAGAAAGGAGTGGACGTCCCCTCTTGTGTCAGCCCAGAATGTCTGTGAATTACTGCTCTACTTACACTCCATACCAAG GAAAGAAATTCGAGAGCTGGGAATGACTTTGGTCATCAATGCAAGGAAGAAGCCTCCACCGCTTCAACTCTACAAAGCTCTGCTGATGGCCCAG GAGCAAGCTCTCCATGCTGTCCACAGTATCGTGATGCTGGTGGATAAAGACACTTGTCCTCGACCTGAAAAACAGCCAGGGTTACAG ATGGACATGGTGACCTCTATGAAAGCCCTGAACAAGACAGTTGAAGCTTCCCAGCTAACCTCTGACCTGGGAGGGACTTTTATTTACAATCATACCGACTGGCTGCAGTTTCATCAG AAACTGGTGTCTTTCATGACTGACCTGCGAGGGGCAGACAACTTGTTGCAGAAGGCCATCAAGAAAGTGGACAGCAAAGAGATAGATACTGCCGAG GAAGTTCAGCAGTGCATTCAGGAACAGAGGGCCTCAATGAAAGAAGTGCTGGAAGACGTTAGACTGGTCAccctgcagagagaaggaggggcaGTACTGGCCAGAATGAGGAGAGAAGAGTTCAAATTTCCTCAGTCTGAGGACTATAG AGATGCTCTGGAGTCAGTGACAAGTCTGTATAaccaggtggaggagaagctccACACTCTGGTAATGAGATCAAATGAGTCACTGCAGCACCTGGAGTTCCTCTTTAGGCTCAGAGAGATGGAGGCCAAAATCAGCACG GCTGGGATATGGTTCAGTACAGAAGGCGAACAGAGACTGAAGGACTCTTATACAACAGATGAGACCCTGGCTTGCACTGAAAAGGCCTTGCAGCACTTTAATCTGTTTCTCGCTCAGTCCAAG GAGAAGCACCAGTATGCTTTGACCCTAGTGACGGGGGCAGATAAAATTGTTGGCACGAGTGATTCAAGCCCTGCAACAGACATTTTTCAGACTCTGGTCAGCACTTTCAAATCCAATGTGGATGATTTTATGCTGCGGGCAGAACAGAGGTACAAAGAACTGGACACACTGGTGCATGTGCAACGCTTTTGTGAgcag GCGTCTGCACTGGCCAAAGAATGCCGTCATTTTTTAGAGAAGGTAGAGCAGGGGTGTTATTCAACTCTGACCCTAAGCACACTCCAGATGTATGAAGAGAGATTAAGTGGCGAATTCTCCACCCAGCACTTCCAGGCTCTGAAAGCTAAGGCCTGTGCCACGGGATCAGGGGCCTCGGGGGTGATGAGAGTGTGGAATTCAGTCTGGGTCCAGTGCCAAGAAGTTAGGCAGCTTCTTGAGGAGATGCAGAAGAAAGCTGTAGATGAGAACCAGATCCAGCAGACTACAGCTGTGAACTCCAAAGAGGGAGATGGAGCAATGGAGAAGACGGAGAAAAAGAGTGAAGTGGGGGAAGATGAAAGCTCCCTGACCGAACAGAAAGAGGTAGTCAAAATCT CAGGGATTCAAAAAGTAGAATCCGAAGTGCTGAAACTACCTGAAGCACTAGTTAAAAATGAGGAAATTGTTTTTCCACAAAATGGCCACTGTCGTCCAGAAACCAGATGGAGGCCAAGAGAGCATCACAGCGAGGCAGATCTGAGGAGCGCAGACTTAATCAAAGGGGGCAATGATTTTCCATTGCACCAACCTTTGGGTCGATCTTTAAGTGAGGGCTCACATGTGAGCTCTCATTTGGCAAGCATCTTTGGCTTTTCACCTTTGAATGtaagaaacaaacactgtcagaatacgacacacacactcgagCCAAATCTGCAAGTTTCCCATAACCAGAGTTTACAGTCAAGAAACCTAAGCTGTGAGTCAAGAAGAGACAGTAATGAAGAAAAGGGTGAAGGATGCACAACCTCCACCCACAGCCCTGAAGATTTAAGGACCCCAGAGACATTACTCACACCAACAGAAAACAATGGCAGCAATGTTTT GAAACTGCGGAGGATCATGGAGGAGCTTCTGTCCACAGAGAGGGAATATGTAAAGGCTCTGGGTTATGTTCGAGAGCACTACTTCCCTGAGCTAGAGAGGGCCGATGTCCCTCAGGACCTCAGGGGCCAAAGGGGGAGCATCTTTGGTAACTTAGAAAAACTCCACGACTTCCACCGACATCATTTCCTGAATGAGTTGGAAAATTGCGTGAATGAACCCTTTAGAGTGGGACGCTGCTTTCTACGACAC agagaGAGCTTTGCTTTGTATGCCCTTTACAGCAAGAACAAACCACAGTCTGACAGTCTTCTCATCAATCATGGACAGGCTTTTTTCAAG CAAAAGCAGCTGAAGCTGGGTGATAAGATGGACCTCTGGTCCTACCTGCTGAAGCCTGTGCAGCGGATCAGTAAGtacagcctgctgctgcaggacaTGATGAGGGAGTGTGGGCCAggacaaaacagagagatggCTGAGGTCAAAGTTGCCCTGGAGGTCATCCATTTCCAGCTCCGCCATGGCAACAACCTGCTGGCCATGGACGCCATTCACCACTGTGAC GTTAATCTGAAGGAGCAGGGGCAGCTGATACGCCAGGACGAGCTCTTAGTAACATTCAGGAAGAAAAAATGTTCCCGccacatttttctctttcaagaACTCATTCTCTTTAGCAAGACCAGGAAGACGGACGTAGGAAATGACACGTACATCTACAAACAGTCATTCAAG ACGTCAGATATAGGCCTGACTCAAAACAGCGGAGACAGTGGCCTGTGTTTTGAGATCTGGTTCAGGAAGAGGAAAACCcaggacacatacacacttcaaGCAGCTAGCCGGGAGGTGAAAGATGCCTGGACTAAGGACCTGGAGCGGATCCTGTGGGAGCAGGCAGTACACAACAGAG aGGTCCGTATGCAGGAGAGAGTGTTCATGGGTATTGGAAACAAACCTTTCATGGACATCCAGCCCAGTGATGCAGCAATCAGTGATCGAGCTGTCAACTATGTCCTCTTGGGAAGAG AAAACAAGGTGCTGTCCTCCTCAGGATCACATGGTTCACAGGATGGGATCCATGATGGGCGGCCAAAATCTGTTGGCTCAGGAAGCagttcttcatcctcctcttcctctggaAGGGGTTCCCTTTCTACTGTGGGATACTTGTGTGAGCCAAAGCGGAGGGTGGTTTCGGGCGGCCCTGCAGGATATGTTGCGCCTCCTGGAGCTCTGGAGGAGGATGATCTGGACCATGAGAGTGGGAGTCAGAACTTATTGT tggaCAGCTCCGAGTCATcaggagagagtgtgagtggCTTCAGCAGTTCCAGTCACAGCTACCACTCAG